The following are encoded together in the Pedobacter steynii genome:
- a CDS encoding shikimate dehydrogenase family protein, whose translation MKKYGLIGYPLSHSFSKKHFTEKFVQEHIDNCEYELYPIENVGLFPGLISSDEEICGINVTIPYKVDILAYVKELDDAAAKIGAVNCIDIRRENGKVIYKGYNTDAYGFEASLKPFLKEHHTKAIIFGDGGAAKAIKYVLDKLEISFLIVTRKPSDNSILYEELNEELLKEHTVLINTTPLGMSPNADTFPEIPYEFITEKHLAYDLVYNPELTQFLAKAQAGGAAVKNGLEMLYLQAERSWDIWNS comes from the coding sequence ATGAAGAAATACGGCTTAATTGGTTATCCTTTATCGCATTCCTTTTCTAAGAAGCACTTTACGGAAAAATTCGTGCAGGAACATATTGACAATTGTGAATATGAGCTGTACCCCATAGAAAATGTGGGTCTTTTTCCAGGGCTGATTTCCTCAGATGAAGAGATTTGCGGAATTAATGTGACGATTCCCTATAAGGTGGATATTCTGGCTTATGTAAAAGAACTTGATGATGCTGCAGCGAAAATAGGGGCAGTCAACTGTATTGATATCCGGAGAGAAAATGGAAAAGTCATTTACAAAGGGTACAATACGGATGCTTACGGATTTGAAGCGTCTTTAAAACCTTTTCTAAAGGAACACCATACTAAAGCCATCATATTTGGAGATGGAGGAGCAGCCAAAGCCATCAAATATGTATTGGATAAACTGGAGATTTCGTTTTTGATTGTAACCAGGAAGCCTTCCGATAACAGCATTCTGTATGAGGAATTGAATGAAGAGTTGCTCAAAGAGCATACTGTACTGATCAATACTACCCCATTGGGCATGTCGCCGAATGCAGATACTTTTCCTGAAATTCCTTACGAATTTATCACGGAAAAGCATCTGGCTTATGATCTGGTGTACAATCCGGAGCTGACGCAGTTTCTGGCTAAAGCCCAGGCAGGTGGTGCAGCTGTTAAAAATGGATTAGAAATGTTATACCTTCAGGCAGAGCGCTCCTGGGATATTTGGAACTCCTGA
- a CDS encoding nuclear transport factor 2 family protein: MKKYSCLILLLLMTFSKAFTQENNPEEALIRQSINHLFEGMKKGDSSLTHSAFSDQCIMQTIVTPKNEAPKVKTSSLSDFLKFIGSPHKEQFDERIVFTKILIDGNLASVWTEYKFYVDERLSHCGVNSFQLFKGKDGWKVIYLIDTRRKENCGA, from the coding sequence ATGAAAAAATATAGCTGCCTCATTTTACTCCTGCTGATGACCTTCTCAAAGGCTTTTACACAGGAAAACAATCCCGAAGAAGCACTGATCCGACAAAGCATCAATCATCTTTTTGAAGGCATGAAAAAGGGGGATAGCAGCCTGACACACTCCGCATTCTCTGATCAATGTATCATGCAGACCATTGTTACCCCTAAAAACGAAGCCCCAAAAGTAAAGACCTCAAGCCTTAGTGATTTCCTTAAATTTATTGGAAGCCCTCATAAAGAGCAGTTTGATGAGCGAATTGTATTTACTAAAATCCTGATTGACGGCAACCTTGCCAGCGTATGGACGGAGTACAAATTTTATGTTGATGAGCGGCTGAGCCATTGCGGAGTAAATTCATTTCAGCTTTTTAAAGGGAAAGATGGCTGGAAAGTGATTTACCTTATCGATACCCGAAGAAAAGAAAATTGCGGAGCTTAA
- a CDS encoding peroxiredoxin family protein has product MIRKYGFFGLFMTFSLFCNAQLHLQAGKWKGTLQRQDGHHIPFELEIEKQGKKHIFYIINDTERMRTEDVITSKDSLLIKMPVFESYFRVKVINKDSLNGVWVKGGSAKDLVMPFYAISGRSRFPQKASEEPQQVAGKWKIEFTRADQTKRPAIGEFSQEGQNIRGSVLTPAGDYRYLAGIMAADSMFLSTFDGVHALFFAAKITSGELKGNYYSSASIPEPWVAVKDENASLDPPVTTLKEGADGFIDFSFKDLEGNKVSLKDKRFRDKVVVLQLMGSWCPNCMDEMAFLSEYYRKNKNRGIEVIALAYELSTDEARSRKSLKKFQNQFKVEYPMLITGVTVGDPQRTEKTLPQLTQIKVFPTTVFLDKKGRVSKINTSFYGPGTGKYHTAYKEEFEKTITKLLE; this is encoded by the coding sequence ATGATCAGGAAATATGGATTTTTTGGGTTATTTATGACCTTCTCTCTCTTCTGCAATGCTCAACTTCATTTACAGGCAGGAAAATGGAAGGGAACTTTACAGCGACAAGACGGACATCATATTCCCTTTGAGCTGGAAATCGAAAAACAGGGTAAAAAACACATTTTTTACATTATAAACGATACGGAAAGAATGAGAACAGAAGACGTCATTACATCAAAAGATTCACTTTTGATTAAAATGCCTGTCTTTGAATCTTACTTCCGGGTGAAAGTCATCAACAAAGACAGTCTAAATGGAGTATGGGTTAAAGGAGGCTCCGCTAAGGACCTCGTGATGCCATTTTACGCCATCAGCGGGCGAAGCCGTTTTCCTCAAAAGGCTTCAGAAGAACCGCAACAGGTTGCAGGAAAATGGAAAATAGAATTCACCAGAGCTGATCAGACAAAAAGACCAGCTATCGGGGAATTCAGCCAGGAGGGACAAAACATCAGGGGTTCGGTATTGACCCCTGCCGGAGATTACCGTTATCTTGCCGGAATTATGGCTGCAGATTCAATGTTTCTTTCCACATTTGATGGCGTCCATGCCCTTTTCTTCGCTGCAAAAATTACTTCAGGAGAACTTAAAGGCAATTATTACAGCAGTGCATCTATACCGGAGCCCTGGGTAGCAGTAAAAGATGAAAATGCCAGCCTGGATCCTCCGGTTACTACTTTGAAAGAAGGCGCCGATGGTTTTATAGATTTCAGCTTTAAAGACCTGGAAGGCAATAAGGTCTCTTTAAAAGACAAAAGGTTCAGGGATAAAGTCGTTGTTTTACAACTAATGGGATCATGGTGCCCGAACTGTATGGATGAAATGGCATTTCTGAGTGAGTACTACCGCAAAAACAAAAACAGGGGAATCGAAGTGATCGCCCTGGCTTATGAGCTGAGTACAGATGAAGCCCGGTCCAGAAAAAGCCTGAAGAAGTTCCAAAACCAGTTTAAGGTGGAATACCCGATGTTGATTACCGGAGTCACAGTTGGTGACCCGCAACGTACCGAAAAGACATTACCTCAGCTGACTCAGATTAAAGTGTTCCCTACTACCGTTTTCTTAGATAAGAAAGGGCGGGTTAGCAAAATCAACACTTCATTCTATGGTCCCGGAACAGGGAAATACCATACTGCATATAAAGAAGAATTCGAAAAGACGATTACCAAACTTTTAGAATAG
- a CDS encoding menaquinone biosynthesis family protein, with protein sequence MTLSLGFSPCPNDTFIFDALIHHKIDTEGLDFKVSFDDVETLNQKAIKGELDITKLSFHAFAYVYEQYALLDAGSALGFGVGPLLISKNEYLANHPDNLNKDLRVGIPGKYTTANFLLGIAFPHLVQKQEMVFSEIEQAVLDNRIDLGLIIHENRFTYMEKGLHKVMDLGNYWEKLTGCAIPLGGIVINRNLDQETKEKVNRILRKSVEYAFANPKSGIEFIKQHSQEMSEEVMYKHIELYVNKYSIDLGVEGRKAIDVLFSMAQEKGLIQPIKKDLYLIP encoded by the coding sequence ATGACCCTTAGCCTTGGATTTTCTCCCTGCCCGAATGATACTTTCATCTTTGACGCCCTTATTCATCATAAAATTGATACAGAAGGACTGGATTTCAAAGTTTCATTTGACGATGTGGAAACCCTTAATCAAAAAGCGATAAAAGGGGAACTGGACATCACTAAGCTAAGTTTTCATGCGTTTGCTTACGTATACGAGCAATATGCATTGTTAGATGCCGGCAGCGCACTGGGATTTGGTGTGGGGCCCTTGTTAATTTCTAAAAACGAATACCTGGCCAACCATCCCGACAACCTGAATAAAGACCTAAGGGTTGGAATTCCAGGCAAATACACCACAGCGAACTTTCTTTTGGGCATTGCTTTTCCCCATTTAGTCCAAAAGCAGGAAATGGTTTTCTCAGAGATAGAACAGGCCGTTCTCGATAACAGGATTGACCTCGGACTGATTATCCATGAGAACCGTTTTACTTACATGGAAAAAGGGCTGCACAAAGTGATGGACCTGGGCAATTACTGGGAGAAACTTACTGGCTGCGCCATTCCCCTGGGTGGAATTGTGATCAACAGAAACCTGGACCAGGAAACGAAAGAGAAAGTAAACCGGATCTTACGCAAATCTGTAGAATATGCTTTTGCCAATCCCAAATCAGGAATTGAGTTTATCAAACAGCATTCTCAGGAAATGAGTGAGGAGGTCATGTACAAACACATTGAACTCTATGTCAACAAATATTCCATTGACCTGGGAGTAGAAGGCAGAAAAGCAATAGACGTTTTATTCTCAATGGCCCAGGAAAAAGGATTGATACAACCCATTAAAAAAGACCTCTACCTCATACCTTAA
- a CDS encoding ABC transporter permease → MNTAFYIARRYLFAKKSTNAINIISAISVVGVFVGSAALIIILSAFNGLEDLVLKMFNTMTPQLVITPAKGKTFEPNTAYFNQLKKTEGIYSYVEVLSENALLRYNDKQSVGLIKGVSPDYLKNKSLDSTIIDGHFVLDSPDSHFAVIGSAIQNFLMVNTTDPFLPLQIYSPKKGRTKSSLNPGDDFTVLSIPVSGVFEVQQDFDNVAIVPLAFARKLLDEPQKVSSIEILLNKDVDADQFKLRVEKEIGAGFLVKDRIEQNTALHNILGSEKWAVYIILTFVLIIAIFNIIGSLTMLVIDKLKDIAVLSSLGAGRRLIKRIFLLEGMMITMTGCVLGLTVGLIFCLLQQKFGFVKMAQDNPILTNGYPIGLKWTDFLLVFLTVTVFSFMASALSSNLSVKKIDHLNQDL, encoded by the coding sequence TTGAATACAGCCTTTTACATAGCCCGCAGGTATCTTTTTGCAAAGAAATCTACCAATGCGATTAACATCATCTCCGCAATTTCTGTGGTAGGGGTGTTTGTGGGAAGCGCTGCATTGATCATCATTTTATCTGCTTTTAACGGCCTGGAAGACCTGGTATTGAAAATGTTCAATACCATGACGCCGCAACTGGTGATTACACCAGCAAAAGGGAAAACTTTTGAACCGAATACGGCATACTTTAATCAGCTGAAAAAGACTGAGGGCATCTATTCTTACGTGGAGGTCCTTTCTGAAAATGCATTGCTCCGGTATAATGATAAGCAGTCTGTAGGCTTAATAAAGGGAGTAAGTCCCGATTATCTGAAAAACAAAAGCCTGGACAGTACCATCATCGACGGTCATTTCGTATTGGACAGTCCTGACAGCCATTTTGCGGTGATTGGCTCGGCCATTCAGAATTTCCTGATGGTGAACACCACAGACCCTTTCCTGCCTTTGCAGATTTATTCGCCAAAAAAAGGCAGAACGAAGAGCTCTTTAAATCCGGGTGACGATTTTACCGTACTTTCTATTCCCGTATCAGGTGTTTTTGAAGTGCAACAGGATTTTGACAATGTCGCGATTGTTCCTTTGGCATTTGCCCGGAAGCTGCTGGATGAGCCACAGAAGGTTTCTTCGATAGAAATCCTCTTAAATAAAGATGTTGATGCAGACCAGTTTAAGTTGAGGGTAGAGAAAGAAATCGGGGCAGGTTTTCTGGTCAAGGACCGGATTGAACAAAATACCGCTCTTCACAACATTCTGGGTTCTGAAAAATGGGCAGTTTATATCATCCTGACTTTTGTTTTAATTATTGCTATCTTTAATATCATTGGATCATTGACCATGTTGGTGATTGATAAATTGAAAGATATTGCCGTTTTAAGTAGCCTGGGCGCAGGTAGAAGACTGATCAAGAGAATCTTCCTGCTGGAAGGAATGATGATCACGATGACTGGCTGTGTGTTGGGACTTACAGTCGGGCTGATCTTCTGTCTGCTTCAACAGAAATTCGGCTTTGTCAAAATGGCACAAGACAATCCCATCCTTACCAATGGCTATCCAATCGGATTGAAATGGACGGATTTTTTATTAGTATTTTTAACAGTAACGGTATTTTCTTTTATGGCATCAGCTTTGTCATCTAATCTAAGTGTAAAGAAAATAGACCATTTAAATCAAGATCTCTAA
- a CDS encoding MBL fold metallo-hydrolase, which yields MISIQQFAFNPYRENTYVLFDETLECVIIDPGMYDAEEQNRLVRFIKENKLKPVLLLNTHCHIDHVLGNKFVFDNWSLRPQFHPGELPILHAVPGYAPQMGFHYELSPEPEVFLGESGTIKFGHSQLEIIFAPGHSPAHLCFYAAADNFLIGGDVLFYTSIGRTDLPGGNHSQLIRSIRNNLFILPDDCSVYPGHGQSTTIGFEKQHNPFLQS from the coding sequence ATGATTAGTATTCAGCAGTTTGCTTTTAATCCATACCGGGAAAACACTTATGTTTTGTTCGATGAAACGCTGGAGTGTGTGATTATAGATCCGGGAATGTATGATGCTGAGGAACAGAACAGGCTGGTTCGTTTCATTAAAGAAAATAAGCTGAAACCTGTGTTGCTCCTGAATACGCATTGCCATATTGACCATGTATTGGGAAATAAATTCGTTTTTGACAACTGGAGTCTGAGGCCTCAGTTTCATCCGGGAGAGTTGCCGATCTTACATGCTGTTCCTGGATATGCACCTCAGATGGGCTTCCATTATGAACTGTCTCCGGAACCGGAAGTGTTTTTAGGGGAAAGCGGAACGATTAAATTTGGACACAGTCAGCTGGAAATTATCTTTGCCCCGGGACATTCCCCTGCACATTTATGTTTCTATGCTGCGGCAGATAATTTCCTGATCGGTGGAGATGTACTTTTTTATACCAGTATCGGCCGTACAGACCTTCCGGGAGGAAATCATTCACAATTGATCAGGAGCATAAGGAATAACTTGTTTATATTGCCTGATGATTGCAGCGTTTATCCGGGACATGGTCAGTCTACCACTATTGGCTTTGAGAAACAGCACAATCCTTTTTTACAGTCCTAA
- a CDS encoding phosphosulfolactate synthase — protein sequence MNYPLNNIPVRSVKPRNKGITMVMDKGLSLRQTEDFIEVAGVHTDIVKLGWATSFVTPNLKEKLAIYRDAGIPTYFGGTLFEAFAIRNQFDDYCRVLDQFKMEYAEVSDGSITIEHDLKCEFIQKLSKQVTVISEVGSKDAAKIFAPYKWIKLMNAEIEAGSWKVIAEAREGGNVGIYRGSGEVREGLVDEILTQIPEETIIWEAPQKEQQVWFIKLLGANVNLGNIAPSETIPLETIRLGLRGDTFDHFLDLDKL from the coding sequence ATGAACTACCCATTAAATAATATACCCGTAAGATCGGTAAAGCCAAGAAATAAAGGCATTACAATGGTCATGGATAAAGGACTAAGCTTAAGGCAAACTGAAGATTTTATAGAAGTTGCTGGAGTACATACTGATATCGTTAAATTAGGCTGGGCAACCTCATTTGTTACCCCTAATCTAAAAGAAAAGCTGGCGATTTACCGAGATGCAGGAATTCCTACCTATTTTGGAGGGACATTATTCGAAGCGTTTGCCATCCGTAATCAGTTTGATGATTATTGCAGGGTACTGGATCAGTTCAAGATGGAATATGCAGAGGTTTCCGATGGTTCTATTACGATTGAGCATGACCTTAAATGCGAATTTATCCAGAAATTATCTAAACAGGTTACCGTAATTTCAGAAGTTGGTTCCAAAGATGCAGCTAAGATTTTTGCACCATATAAATGGATTAAACTGATGAATGCGGAAATCGAAGCCGGTTCATGGAAGGTGATTGCCGAAGCCCGGGAAGGTGGAAATGTAGGTATTTACAGAGGCTCAGGAGAAGTAAGAGAAGGATTAGTAGATGAGATCCTGACACAAATTCCTGAAGAAACCATTATCTGGGAGGCTCCGCAAAAGGAACAACAGGTATGGTTTATTAAACTTCTGGGTGCAAATGTAAACCTTGGAAATATTGCTCCTTCGGAAACCATTCCTTTGGAAACCATTCGTTTGGGTTTAAGAGGTGATACGTTTGATCATTTTTTAGATTTGGATAAATTGTAA
- the gldD gene encoding gliding motility lipoprotein GldD: MKKYFPVCLFVLLLAFSACHNNDYAPKPRGYFHIDFPKKAYKKYDGGCAFSFEYPVYATLVADSSKETQPCWNNLSFPQFNARLHLTYYDVSSKKEYEGLVEDARTFAFKHTVKANAIDQKLINYPERKIYGIYYAIEGNTASSVQFFLTDSAKHYFRGALYFNERPQYDSIQPVVAFIKKDIDQMINTFKWKN; the protein is encoded by the coding sequence ATGAAAAAATATTTTCCAGTTTGCCTTTTTGTCCTGTTACTGGCTTTTTCTGCTTGTCATAACAATGACTATGCACCAAAGCCAAGGGGGTATTTTCATATTGATTTTCCAAAGAAAGCCTATAAAAAGTATGATGGAGGCTGTGCCTTTTCTTTTGAATATCCGGTATATGCAACTCTGGTTGCCGATAGCAGTAAAGAAACCCAGCCTTGCTGGAACAACCTTTCCTTTCCTCAGTTTAATGCCCGTCTGCACCTGACCTATTACGATGTTTCTTCGAAAAAAGAATATGAAGGATTGGTGGAAGATGCCCGGACGTTTGCTTTTAAACATACGGTGAAAGCCAATGCAATAGATCAGAAGCTGATTAATTATCCGGAGAGAAAAATATATGGGATCTATTATGCCATAGAAGGAAATACTGCCTCCTCTGTTCAGTTTTTTTTAACCGACAGTGCAAAACATTACTTCCGAGGAGCACTATACTTTAACGAACGACCTCAATATGACTCCATTCAGCCGGTAGTGGCCTTTATAAAAAAAGATATTGACCAAATGATCAATACCTTCAAATGGAAAAATTAA
- a CDS encoding tetratricopeptide repeat protein, with product MEEEFLFDFSDDAQRSVERYEEMIRNEDQYFFDAQAFENIIDYYIEKSDPVKALQVIEYAVNQHPYAAVFLVKQAQLFFVTDQVERAFLALQKAEMLEASEAEIYILRGNIYNSLERYSEALDNFQIALGFAETTDEILLQIAYVYQNMLDYEQAIVYIKQSLEQNMENKDGLYELAFCYDILDKQEESIQFYQEYIDNDPYSYAAWYNLANSYHKLDLFEKAIDAYDYAILIKDNFASAYYNKGNALVQLDRYAEAIEVYKQTFEYEPPNADTYCAIGECYEKLEHMDEARSYYKKSVKMDHKMADAWFGIGVTLNFEERYFESLHFYRKALELDGENPDFWFAMADAYYKLGQIEQSIEAYYKVLEFNPVDVEAWLDFSTVLYEQGRLLEASETILDGIKNNPDAAELYYRMVAYLFALGEKNDALLYLETALVTDPDKHYILFEYLPQLQDNGSIIEVINRYVK from the coding sequence ATGGAAGAGGAGTTTTTATTTGATTTTAGTGATGATGCGCAACGTTCGGTAGAACGTTACGAAGAAATGATACGTAACGAGGATCAGTACTTTTTTGATGCCCAGGCCTTTGAAAATATTATTGATTATTACATTGAAAAGAGCGATCCTGTAAAGGCACTTCAGGTCATTGAGTACGCTGTGAACCAACACCCTTATGCAGCTGTCTTTCTGGTAAAACAAGCACAGCTGTTTTTTGTGACAGATCAGGTAGAAAGGGCATTCCTTGCTTTGCAGAAGGCCGAAATGCTGGAAGCTTCAGAAGCAGAGATCTATATTTTACGCGGAAACATTTACAATAGTCTCGAACGCTATTCAGAAGCCCTTGATAATTTTCAGATTGCATTGGGCTTTGCAGAAACAACGGATGAAATTCTGTTACAAATTGCCTATGTATATCAGAATATGCTGGATTATGAACAAGCCATTGTTTACATCAAGCAGAGCCTGGAACAGAATATGGAAAACAAAGACGGCTTATATGAGCTGGCGTTTTGTTATGATATCTTAGACAAGCAGGAAGAGAGCATTCAGTTCTATCAGGAATATATAGACAACGACCCTTATTCTTATGCTGCCTGGTATAACCTGGCTAATTCTTACCATAAGCTCGATCTTTTTGAAAAAGCGATTGATGCCTATGATTATGCCATTCTGATTAAGGATAATTTTGCTTCGGCTTATTACAATAAAGGAAATGCATTGGTTCAGCTGGACCGTTATGCAGAAGCAATAGAAGTTTATAAACAGACTTTTGAATACGAACCACCTAATGCGGACACCTATTGTGCGATAGGGGAGTGTTATGAAAAGCTGGAGCACATGGACGAAGCCCGGTCTTATTACAAAAAATCTGTAAAAATGGACCACAAGATGGCAGATGCCTGGTTTGGAATTGGGGTGACCCTTAATTTTGAGGAACGTTATTTTGAATCCCTTCATTTTTACCGTAAAGCATTAGAGCTGGATGGAGAGAATCCGGACTTCTGGTTCGCAATGGCAGATGCTTATTATAAACTCGGACAGATCGAACAATCTATAGAGGCTTATTACAAGGTGCTGGAATTTAATCCGGTAGACGTAGAAGCGTGGCTGGATTTTTCTACTGTATTGTACGAACAAGGGCGGTTACTGGAGGCTTCAGAGACCATTTTGGATGGGATTAAGAACAATCCGGATGCTGCAGAACTGTACTATCGTATGGTCGCTTATCTGTTCGCTTTGGGAGAAAAGAACGATGCGTTACTGTATCTGGAAACCGCTTTGGTAACCGATCCCGATAAGCATTACATTTTATTTGAATATTTGCCACAATTGCAGGACAACGGCTCAATAATCGAAGTAATTAACCGTTATGTTAAATAA
- a CDS encoding aldehyde dehydrogenase family protein has protein sequence MKTNISSVLKNLGIQELNPAYSTGNHWAASSNAKTIDSYSPVDGKKIASVQVATADDYETVMKKAEEAFVFWRGLPAPKRGEIVRQFGDALRESKEDLGTLVSYEMGKSLQEGFGEVQEMIDICDFAVGLSRQLYGLTMHSERPNHRMYEQWHPMGIVGIISAFNFPVAVWSWNTALAWVCGNVCVWKPSSKTPLCAVACQHIIAKVLKANDMPEGISSLLIGNAVGDMMNNDKRIPLVSFTGSTRIGRMVSTAVAGRFGRSILELGGNNAIIISKDADIEMSIIGAVFGAVGTAGQRCTSTRRLIIHEDIYEDFKNRLVKAYGQLRIGDPLDQHNHVGPLIDVYAADMYTDAIEKGKKEGARFVVEGGILSGDQYSSGCYVKPCVAEVENHYEIVQEETFAPILYLIKYKTLEEAIALQNGVPQGLSSAIMTLNLREAEQFLSAAGSDCGIANVNIGTSGAEIGGAFGGEKETGGGRESGSDAWKAYMRRQTNTINYANTLPLAQGIKFDL, from the coding sequence ATGAAAACAAACATCAGTTCCGTTTTAAAAAACTTAGGGATTCAGGAATTAAATCCTGCGTACAGCACAGGTAATCACTGGGCTGCTTCATCAAATGCAAAAACTATAGACAGCTATTCTCCGGTTGACGGAAAAAAAATCGCAAGTGTACAGGTCGCTACTGCAGATGACTATGAGACCGTAATGAAAAAAGCGGAAGAAGCATTTGTTTTCTGGCGCGGCTTACCGGCACCTAAACGTGGAGAGATTGTACGTCAGTTTGGAGATGCTTTAAGAGAAAGCAAAGAAGATCTGGGTACTTTAGTATCTTATGAAATGGGGAAAAGCTTGCAGGAAGGTTTTGGGGAAGTACAGGAAATGATTGACATCTGTGATTTTGCAGTAGGTCTTTCCCGTCAGCTTTACGGTCTCACCATGCACTCTGAAAGACCAAACCATCGTATGTATGAGCAATGGCATCCAATGGGCATTGTGGGTATTATTTCTGCCTTCAATTTCCCTGTCGCAGTATGGAGCTGGAACACTGCTCTGGCCTGGGTATGCGGAAACGTATGTGTTTGGAAACCCTCTTCAAAAACCCCTTTATGCGCAGTTGCCTGTCAACATATCATTGCAAAAGTATTAAAGGCAAATGATATGCCTGAAGGAATCAGCAGCTTACTGATCGGAAATGCGGTTGGCGATATGATGAATAACGATAAACGCATTCCTTTGGTTTCCTTTACCGGATCTACCAGAATTGGCCGTATGGTATCTACAGCAGTTGCCGGCAGATTTGGAAGAAGCATTCTGGAATTAGGCGGAAACAATGCCATTATCATTTCTAAAGATGCAGATATAGAAATGTCGATTATCGGAGCCGTATTTGGAGCAGTAGGAACAGCCGGACAACGTTGTACCTCTACCCGTCGTCTGATCATCCATGAAGACATTTACGAAGATTTTAAAAACAGACTGGTAAAAGCGTACGGTCAGCTTAGAATCGGAGATCCGCTGGATCAGCATAACCATGTAGGACCACTAATTGACGTTTACGCAGCAGATATGTATACTGATGCGATTGAAAAAGGCAAAAAAGAAGGTGCCCGTTTTGTCGTGGAAGGTGGCATACTTAGCGGCGATCAATATAGCTCAGGCTGTTATGTGAAACCATGTGTTGCTGAAGTAGAAAACCATTATGAGATTGTACAGGAAGAAACTTTCGCACCAATCTTATACCTGATCAAATATAAAACCCTGGAAGAAGCCATCGCCTTGCAAAATGGCGTTCCTCAGGGACTGTCATCAGCAATCATGACGCTGAACCTGAGAGAGGCTGAACAATTCTTATCAGCAGCAGGATCTGATTGCGGGATCGCAAATGTCAATATCGGAACTTCCGGAGCAGAAATTGGTGGTGCTTTTGGTGGCGAGAAAGAAACCGGCGGTGGTCGAGAAAGTGGTTCTGACGCCTGGAAAGCTTATATGCGCAGACAGACGAATACCATCAATTATGCGAATACCCTTCCTTTAGCACAAGGAATTAAGTTTGATTTGTAA
- a CDS encoding DUF6266 family protein encodes MAKASNGPLGALNGKLRNLVFYMLNGQPVVRTIGDPGKPSRNQLANRQAMSVTMGLVSSITDFTSVSFELEAKGTVRNAHNLATSYIKKQALKGEYPNISVDYSKVILSNGSLPGAADLKIEKKEKGVLLSWDTTGSDDDIVMILLCHPLQKRATSCINAGRRDAGSYFIGLREDYLEEPIEAYICFRAADGKAISNSAYVGNLNGELESPEERAQNKKYQLIKQRFDVVETDYLQQLKDNWGQRVDSKAFRNLEKEYEVLKNKLEHLPGKPG; translated from the coding sequence ATGGCAAAAGCATCAAATGGCCCTTTGGGGGCCTTAAACGGAAAATTACGAAACCTGGTTTTTTACATGCTCAACGGGCAACCTGTTGTTCGTACCATTGGCGATCCGGGTAAACCCAGCAGAAATCAACTGGCCAACCGTCAGGCAATGTCGGTGACGATGGGACTGGTAAGCAGCATCACTGATTTTACCAGTGTCAGTTTTGAACTGGAAGCAAAAGGAACAGTCAGAAATGCCCACAATCTGGCCACCTCTTATATCAAAAAGCAGGCTTTAAAAGGGGAATATCCCAATATTTCGGTTGATTATAGTAAGGTGATCCTGAGCAATGGCAGCCTGCCTGGTGCTGCTGATCTGAAAATAGAAAAGAAAGAAAAAGGCGTGTTGCTGAGCTGGGATACTACAGGTAGCGATGATGATATCGTAATGATTTTGCTTTGTCATCCTTTACAAAAAAGGGCCACTTCCTGTATCAATGCAGGTCGCAGAGATGCGGGATCCTATTTTATTGGCTTGCGGGAGGATTACCTTGAAGAACCGATCGAAGCTTATATCTGCTTCCGGGCAGCGGATGGTAAGGCCATATCCAACAGTGCTTACGTCGGCAACCTGAATGGAGAGCTCGAGAGCCCGGAGGAGCGCGCGCAAAATAAGAAGTATCAGCTGATTAAACAGCGTTTTGATGTGGTAGAAACCGATTATTTACAGCAATTGAAGGATAATTGGGGGCAACGGGTAGATAGCAAAGCTTTCCGGAACCTGGAAAAGGAGTATGAAGTACTAAAGAACAAACTGGAGCATCTTCCGGGGAAACCCGGCTAA